Proteins encoded in a region of the Prochlorothrix hollandica PCC 9006 = CALU 1027 genome:
- a CDS encoding type III-B CRISPR module-associated Cmr3 family protein, translating to MSTPSPLYWYTITPLDILMFRDAKPFKPGERAWAGGDVFPPSGHTIAGAVSALLNRKKGETYELKGPFLCHEQTLYFPRPFNYVGAIPLVPLDWDGDNPLKGQMVCDDTKPRPLVKPFSAPKIDDKDDDKQSVDYLPYAVIHDFVRDGKIAPNSWKFGVEKPWDIETRSHNALQPGTRQVKEADGYFVEKAIRLRDGWSLAIGLDRDIKTPVVLRLGGESHRAILERCDALNEHWNVLQHQSESHQKSSDLALAYLVTPGIFERIQKRKTPDNGSRNIAMCRAYPWEWKPNNLVSVATDKPIPISCRIQDQDQKQSIPAPQVFAAPPGSVYYLNKPQSLYAKDPRAKPGEALKKAKRLIKLGYSELLWIPYKPFETNGGNDHDQLLYGDQS from the coding sequence ATGAGTACACCGTCTCCGCTCTACTGGTACACCATCACGCCTCTGGATATTCTGATGTTTCGGGATGCTAAGCCCTTTAAACCCGGAGAACGGGCCTGGGCTGGAGGTGATGTCTTCCCCCCTAGTGGACATACGATCGCTGGGGCGGTGAGTGCTTTACTGAACCGCAAGAAAGGAGAAACCTACGAACTAAAAGGGCCGTTTCTCTGCCATGAGCAAACCCTGTACTTTCCCCGGCCATTTAATTATGTGGGTGCTATTCCCCTGGTTCCCCTAGATTGGGATGGTGATAATCCCTTGAAGGGACAAATGGTCTGTGATGATACGAAGCCTCGCCCGTTAGTCAAACCCTTTAGCGCACCCAAAATCGATGATAAGGATGATGACAAGCAGTCGGTGGATTACCTGCCCTATGCAGTTATTCATGACTTTGTTCGGGATGGCAAAATTGCTCCAAACTCTTGGAAATTTGGGGTTGAGAAACCCTGGGATATAGAGACACGATCCCATAATGCTCTTCAACCTGGCACTCGTCAGGTCAAAGAGGCGGATGGCTATTTTGTGGAAAAAGCAATTCGATTAAGGGATGGTTGGAGTTTAGCGATCGGCCTAGATCGAGACATCAAGACTCCCGTTGTTCTTCGTTTAGGTGGAGAAAGTCATCGGGCAATTTTAGAGCGATGTGATGCTTTAAATGAACATTGGAATGTACTTCAGCATCAGTCTGAAAGCCATCAAAAAAGCTCTGATCTGGCCCTTGCTTACCTCGTTACGCCGGGAATTTTTGAACGAATCCAAAAGCGGAAAACCCCAGACAACGGTTCTCGCAATATTGCCATGTGCCGCGCCTATCCCTGGGAGTGGAAGCCCAATAATTTGGTCAGTGTAGCGACAGACAAACCGATTCCTATTAGTTGTCGTATTCAAGATCAAGATCAAAAGCAGAGTATTCCTGCGCCCCAGGTGTTTGCCGCTCCCCCCGGTAGTGTCTACTACTTGAACAAACCCCAAAGTCTCTACGCCAAAGACCCCAGAGCAAAACCGGGAGAAGCTCTGAAAAAGGCAAAACGCCTCATCAAATTAGGTTACTCCGAACTACTGTGGATACCTTACAAACCTTTTGAAACAAATGGAGGAAACGATCATGACCAACTCTTATATGGAGATCAATCATGA
- a CDS encoding pentapeptide repeat-containing protein, with the protein MVNSNMNPNLNSNMNSHLNPNLNFSGQRLRNRSFRGQDLSGANFNGCDLRGCDFRGAQLTGAVLDGARLGVSPERLGLGLALGLALGGITLHAVSLLGFAVLGVLPGHKAYGYALALYGVLGVLGLVPLGLAAWGRERWGLLLSASLTGMLWGFCYGGLASGDNARLALGAMGLGEAVGLLGGAIVRQPWIRGSLWGATAVGAYGFAFLVHTQAMALLSSGDWGRGIWGLGGVLLYGGLTLGALRLGVAGILTGARSSFWGATVAGTSWRGIGRSQLDRCFVAVADLGSDDDRG; encoded by the coding sequence ATGGTCAATTCCAATATGAACCCCAATCTAAATTCCAATATGAACTCCCATCTAAACCCCAATCTAAACTTTTCTGGGCAACGGTTGCGGAATCGATCGTTCCGGGGCCAAGATCTATCTGGAGCCAATTTTAACGGCTGCGATCTGCGGGGGTGTGACTTTCGGGGTGCCCAGTTAACCGGGGCTGTATTGGATGGAGCTAGGTTGGGGGTATCCCCAGAGCGCCTGGGGCTGGGGTTGGCCCTGGGGTTGGCCCTGGGGGGAATCACTCTCCACGCCGTAAGTTTGTTGGGATTTGCCGTGCTGGGGGTATTGCCGGGGCACAAAGCCTATGGCTATGCCCTAGCCCTGTATGGGGTGTTGGGGGTGTTGGGGCTAGTGCCCCTGGGGTTGGCGGCCTGGGGGCGGGAACGGTGGGGACTGCTGCTCTCCGCCAGTTTGACGGGAATGCTGTGGGGCTTTTGTTATGGGGGGCTGGCCAGTGGGGACAATGCCCGCCTTGCCCTGGGAGCCATGGGGCTGGGGGAAGCGGTGGGGCTGCTGGGGGGGGCGATCGTCCGCCAGCCCTGGATCCGGGGGAGCCTGTGGGGAGCGACGGCGGTGGGAGCCTATGGGTTTGCCTTTTTGGTCCATACCCAGGCCATGGCCCTGCTCAGTAGCGGTGACTGGGGGCGGGGCATCTGGGGGCTGGGGGGGGTGCTGCTGTATGGGGGGCTGACCCTGGGGGCACTGCGGCTGGGGGTGGCGGGCATCCTGACGGGGGCACGATCGTCCTTTTGGGGCGCAACCGTGGCGGGCACCTCTTGGCGGGGCATCGGGCGATCGCAGTTAGATCGCTGTTTTGTAGCCGTAGCGGATCTAGGGTCAGATGACGATCGGGGTTAG
- the cas10 gene encoding type III-B CRISPR-associated protein Cas10/Cmr2, whose amino-acid sequence MSQIFWQAKIWGLLHDSPLKPLIVDKSGTGPWEYKSGTGPRECLTVMDGWQDKNDRITQADRIAAATDRAAFGALGKNWSEVDYSDELRHLLSSENLPFPLFEDNLLRQGRNQIEQAHQSIGKARWDDYTKEEKEQIKKLNRQERENIEKFIWDIIPQEIKESQDHQEVFWWLWRCLPEALSRHPNINDPRLLLIPSETRIPDCSIWSHSSMTAALAGSLMGYDGSNNSRPYIATFTFTPVQEIVKASRKMQDFWAGSWILHYLSASICLAWAEKYGPDSVVYPSLYDQPLIDDWIIRKYPHFKKLKDENQYESIQQIKQPNSRKLLTAGFPNVLVIVLPQSEVKSAMDLARRMLTGESPEIESPWMKLASQVKQEVFGNRPIAASVWEEWLKSQWQIYWTALPLGDINERLARPLQNTFEDWCNKQNSLANLSGERSLFKKKGEAHFFQDPKRGINKNGEFHLVNIGSWWAPIFDQVRTNLNAVKNARNWSLPTAFGLRSTVSGLGSVVREEAGNDWGHCDKDDESNPVNKFWGKQRGLFDGIEQLNATEVVKRGLKKVLPKLLSLSDSVATYPDLTVGVAGWLRQNPKLAVRYQQVCKDVVNEFDWTGEAAEDPWGIPWVDEDEDRKNWKHPRLLNAGWLIDDYLPTPTSESQPLTRKQKQRQIIDKTSKVRGFIAQPEYLPSDNPTNWYVLACGDGDDMGKWLQGTKMEKYGQYLPSGFPKQDPPKEEKKALEEFLKQTKRMGPATHAALSRALLDFSNQLVPYLTEQRYAGRLIYSGGDDVLAYTNLWEWDQWLWDIRQCFKGSPDPDKEFDDTGDYWRWKCEEKGSPPDNVSSRPLFTMGRNASISFGLVIAHHSVPLAIALENLWEAEKKGAKEHQSPNSHKKDAVQIRVLYGNGNILKATSKFDVFDQWRSLLNFKQTHSQVDFDPALFEQAAEVWQQHPAPVLENSPDCFAAIVPWTMAFCDRRELFKGEDKQTAKQDFQTALAKYLKAICQTTQPKERDREVQSWLKLAAFVLRKRDIRIGGIES is encoded by the coding sequence ATGAGTCAAATTTTCTGGCAAGCCAAGATCTGGGGGCTTCTCCATGACTCCCCTCTTAAGCCACTTATTGTTGATAAGAGTGGAACAGGGCCATGGGAATATAAGAGTGGAACAGGGCCACGAGAATGTTTAACTGTAATGGATGGATGGCAGGATAAAAATGATCGCATTACCCAAGCAGACCGTATTGCTGCTGCGACAGATCGTGCTGCTTTTGGAGCACTCGGAAAGAATTGGTCAGAAGTAGATTATAGCGATGAGTTGCGTCACTTACTTTCAAGTGAAAACTTACCTTTCCCATTATTTGAAGATAATCTTTTGAGGCAAGGACGTAACCAAATTGAGCAAGCACACCAAAGTATTGGTAAAGCCAGATGGGATGACTATACAAAGGAAGAAAAGGAGCAAATCAAGAAACTCAATAGACAAGAGAGAGAGAATATTGAGAAATTTATTTGGGACATAATCCCTCAAGAAATCAAGGAATCTCAAGATCATCAAGAAGTTTTCTGGTGGCTGTGGCGTTGCTTGCCAGAAGCACTTAGTCGTCATCCTAATATTAACGATCCACGATTACTACTCATTCCATCAGAAACTCGAATTCCCGATTGTTCTATTTGGAGCCATAGTAGTATGACCGCAGCATTAGCTGGTAGCCTCATGGGATATGACGGCTCCAATAATTCACGCCCTTACATCGCTACATTTACATTTACACCTGTTCAAGAAATCGTAAAAGCAAGTCGCAAGATGCAAGATTTTTGGGCAGGATCGTGGATTTTACATTATCTCTCTGCCAGTATTTGTTTGGCTTGGGCTGAAAAGTATGGACCTGATTCAGTCGTGTATCCTAGTCTTTACGATCAGCCGCTAATCGATGACTGGATTATCCGAAAATATCCTCATTTCAAAAAATTAAAGGATGAGAATCAATACGAATCAATCCAACAAATTAAGCAGCCTAATAGCCGTAAATTGTTAACTGCTGGCTTCCCCAATGTTTTGGTGATTGTTCTTCCGCAAAGCGAAGTTAAGTCTGCAATGGATTTAGCACGACGAATGTTAACAGGTGAATCTCCAGAAATCGAAAGTCCTTGGATGAAATTAGCATCACAGGTAAAGCAGGAAGTTTTTGGTAATCGTCCGATCGCTGCTTCGGTTTGGGAAGAATGGCTCAAATCCCAGTGGCAAATTTACTGGACTGCTTTGCCTTTAGGGGATATTAATGAACGTCTCGCTAGACCTTTACAAAATACTTTTGAGGATTGGTGTAACAAGCAAAATAGTTTAGCAAATTTGTCTGGAGAAAGATCTCTATTCAAGAAGAAAGGAGAAGCCCACTTTTTTCAAGATCCTAAACGAGGTATCAATAAGAATGGAGAGTTTCATTTAGTTAATATTGGTTCTTGGTGGGCACCAATATTTGATCAAGTTCGCACAAATCTAAATGCAGTCAAAAATGCTCGTAATTGGTCTTTACCAACTGCTTTTGGTCTCCGCTCAACTGTTTCAGGACTAGGCTCTGTTGTTAGGGAAGAAGCAGGCAATGACTGGGGGCATTGCGACAAAGATGATGAATCTAATCCAGTTAACAAATTCTGGGGAAAACAGCGCGGGTTATTTGATGGAATAGAACAGCTTAATGCAACGGAGGTTGTTAAGCGTGGACTTAAGAAAGTTTTGCCTAAATTACTATCGCTATCTGATTCGGTGGCGACCTATCCTGATTTAACTGTTGGAGTTGCAGGTTGGCTAAGACAGAATCCAAAACTAGCGGTACGTTATCAACAAGTCTGTAAAGATGTTGTTAATGAATTTGATTGGACAGGAGAAGCAGCAGAAGACCCTTGGGGAATTCCTTGGGTTGATGAAGATGAAGACCGTAAAAACTGGAAACACCCCAGGCTTCTGAACGCTGGATGGTTAATTGATGACTATTTACCGACTCCTACGAGTGAATCCCAGCCGCTAACTCGGAAACAAAAACAGCGGCAAATTATAGATAAGACTTCTAAAGTCCGTGGTTTTATTGCTCAACCTGAATATCTTCCTAGTGATAACCCTACTAATTGGTATGTTTTAGCCTGTGGAGATGGGGATGATATGGGGAAATGGCTACAAGGTACAAAGATGGAAAAATACGGGCAGTATTTACCCTCTGGTTTTCCAAAACAAGATCCACCCAAAGAGGAGAAAAAAGCTCTAGAAGAGTTTCTAAAACAAACTAAGCGGATGGGGCCAGCAACCCACGCGGCGCTCTCCCGTGCCCTACTGGACTTCTCTAACCAACTGGTGCCCTACCTCACAGAGCAACGCTACGCCGGACGGCTAATCTACAGTGGTGGAGATGATGTTCTTGCCTATACGAACCTCTGGGAGTGGGATCAGTGGTTGTGGGATATACGGCAATGTTTTAAAGGCAGTCCAGATCCTGATAAAGAGTTTGATGATACTGGAGACTATTGGCGCTGGAAATGTGAAGAAAAAGGTAGCCCACCGGATAATGTTTCATCACGACCACTATTCACAATGGGGCGAAATGCCTCGATTAGCTTTGGGCTTGTGATTGCTCACCATTCAGTGCCCTTAGCGATCGCTTTGGAAAATCTCTGGGAAGCAGAAAAAAAAGGGGCAAAAGAACACCAATCCCCAAATAGCCATAAAAAAGATGCGGTACAAATTCGAGTGCTGTATGGCAATGGCAACATCCTCAAAGCTACCAGTAAATTTGACGTTTTTGACCAGTGGAGATCGCTACTGAACTTTAAGCAAACTCATTCTCAGGTTGACTTCGACCCGGCTTTATTTGAGCAAGCCGCTGAAGTTTGGCAACAACACCCCGCTCCAGTTCTGGAAAACTCCCCTGATTGCTTTGCAGCGATCGTGCCCTGGACTATGGCTTTCTGCGATCGTCGAGAACTTTTCAAAGGTGAGGATAAACAAACGGCCAAGCAAGACTTTCAGACTGCTCTAGCTAAGTATCTGAAGGCAATTTGTCAGACAACCCAGCCAAAAGAACGGGATCGAGAAGTTCAGTCTTGGCTAAAACTTGCGGCCTTTGTTCTACGCAAACGCGACATCAGAATTGGAGGGATTGAATCATGA
- a CDS encoding RAMP superfamily CRISPR-associated protein: protein MTPTGRRNDRSQKSTNPAQAWSEFLKEQLKANSKIGKAFEKASFAGFDHNTLTFYFEDETTAKKAKGQIESLKTKLPSELRPCDRVDCKVVKVPSITSTTSSPPQRSQKQSKVKDGNPLQSLNFAEFGDDGKGNELSQPVLAAAVQVEQTCSSIYTKLCQRTELLAGGNNNILRVSFNWRLRVGGTRGFRELLLPVFHPVFGVPYIPSSSLKGAARAWARDNGETKSEISKILGMVEGKVAKAAKVEFLDAFPTKKCLSVDVATPQWTWQNNNVVYKPEPHPLLSLESPQILIGLRPTKPENDKYIPIVREWLENALKSGIGSRVSSGYGRALGQASASTHKKSYGFELWTQGMYGSEPPSKQNSSQGQAEFRPTAIRGILRYWFRSLVLSFYGPAISQELEDRIFGKLSQQGAVSISVVCNPALRKDPYRYNGTIYLEAKDKPTFNLLEKILVLASHLGGAGRGSRRPLHLLDVDGRKYMRGCDWAVDAESTPLKYDSASWQQLFTDIKTAFTALQSPIGSCLSSPGQPGKGSRRQDVLDTKAQVWLVKSPNQIPPDKVSDWGKEGLQGKVRGSALELFYSDDRFKGQNKQGKGNSSVGGTLGTPSFVWIKSVFPRNSDPYQVVTIFGVDQPDRLNFAKELEKLAKSQPSQAILVFGKMPTGNPPSSRPTPSRPIPSHPRRR, encoded by the coding sequence ATGACACCCACAGGAAGAAGAAACGATCGATCTCAAAAGTCTACCAACCCCGCACAAGCTTGGTCTGAATTTCTGAAGGAACAACTTAAGGCAAACTCTAAAATTGGGAAAGCATTTGAAAAAGCTAGTTTTGCTGGTTTTGATCATAACACCCTAACTTTTTACTTTGAAGATGAGACTACGGCCAAAAAAGCTAAGGGACAAATTGAATCTCTCAAGACAAAGTTACCTTCAGAGTTAAGACCCTGCGATCGAGTTGACTGTAAGGTTGTCAAGGTTCCTAGTATTACTTCAACAACATCTTCACCTCCACAGCGTTCTCAAAAGCAGAGTAAAGTAAAGGATGGAAATCCTCTTCAGTCACTCAATTTTGCCGAATTTGGTGATGACGGGAAAGGTAATGAGTTGTCACAACCCGTTTTGGCTGCTGCGGTTCAAGTTGAACAAACTTGTAGCTCAATCTATACAAAACTTTGTCAAAGAACTGAACTACTAGCTGGAGGAAATAACAACATTCTTCGTGTCTCTTTCAATTGGAGATTACGAGTGGGTGGAACTCGCGGTTTTCGTGAACTACTACTGCCAGTATTTCATCCTGTTTTTGGAGTTCCCTACATCCCTTCTTCATCCCTCAAAGGTGCAGCAAGGGCTTGGGCCAGAGACAATGGGGAAACTAAAAGTGAGATTAGTAAAATTCTTGGGATGGTAGAGGGAAAAGTAGCTAAAGCGGCTAAGGTTGAGTTTTTAGATGCTTTCCCAACGAAGAAATGCTTAAGCGTGGATGTCGCTACGCCCCAATGGACTTGGCAAAATAACAATGTTGTTTACAAACCTGAACCACACCCTCTCTTAAGTCTTGAATCTCCCCAGATTCTGATTGGTTTGCGCCCAACCAAACCAGAGAATGATAAATACATTCCAATCGTTAGGGAATGGCTAGAAAATGCCCTTAAATCTGGTATTGGTTCCCGTGTTAGCAGTGGCTATGGCCGAGCTTTAGGACAAGCTTCTGCATCCACTCACAAAAAAAGCTACGGTTTTGAACTCTGGACTCAGGGAATGTATGGTAGCGAACCACCGTCCAAACAGAATAGCTCGCAAGGTCAAGCTGAGTTTCGTCCTACAGCTATTCGGGGTATTTTGCGGTACTGGTTTAGATCGCTTGTCCTAAGCTTTTATGGGCCAGCAATCAGTCAAGAATTGGAAGATCGTATCTTCGGGAAATTAAGTCAGCAAGGTGCAGTATCTATCAGCGTTGTCTGCAATCCAGCTTTACGAAAAGATCCGTATCGATATAATGGCACCATTTACCTGGAGGCAAAAGATAAACCAACCTTCAATCTCCTGGAGAAAATACTTGTCCTTGCCTCTCACCTGGGAGGAGCAGGGCGAGGCTCCCGTCGTCCATTACATTTATTAGATGTGGATGGACGTAAATATATGCGAGGTTGCGACTGGGCAGTAGATGCTGAATCAACTCCCCTGAAATACGATTCTGCATCTTGGCAGCAACTCTTTACAGATATAAAGACTGCATTTACAGCATTACAATCGCCTATTGGTTCATGCCTAAGTAGTCCTGGTCAACCGGGAAAAGGTAGCAGACGACAGGATGTTCTGGATACTAAGGCTCAGGTCTGGTTAGTGAAGTCACCTAATCAAATTCCACCAGATAAAGTATCTGACTGGGGGAAAGAAGGTCTCCAAGGGAAGGTTCGGGGCAGTGCTTTAGAACTTTTTTATAGTGACGATCGCTTTAAGGGACAAAATAAGCAAGGAAAGGGAAACTCTAGTGTAGGGGGTACCTTAGGAACCCCATCTTTTGTCTGGATTAAGTCAGTCTTTCCCAGGAATAGTGATCCCTATCAGGTTGTGACCATTTTTGGCGTTGATCAACCCGATCGACTTAACTTTGCTAAGGAACTTGAAAAATTAGCAAAGAGCCAACCATCCCAAGCGATCTTAGTATTTGGAAAAATGCCCACGGGTAATCCACCATCTAGTCGCCCAACACCTAGCCGCCCAATACCTAGTCACCCACGCAGAAGATAA
- a CDS encoding phosphodiester glycosidase family protein: MTRRTPVPVPRRLSPWEPLPPLVPPGSRPTRGSRWGWSLVGLGLLWPLVAYGWAIHQRPPRQPVTQALFEGVTYQRLIRQVPRSQVIHVVTVDLLAPGVQVMMTPGDRPPSQPSLPVGDILGKNPGSLPQTLGDSPSPDRSSFPHRFFPARTTTTFAQEFQTQVAVNAGYFYPFEERTPWDYLPSAGDPVQVSGQSIANGQVDAMPRSRRNWPVLCFGLDATGSHPQGQILRQNTCPPGTTQATAGPFLVWPDRPTDLGKTPDRPYARTLAALDDRGTRLWLVVVDGKQPHYSEGATVAELGALLRELGAAVAVNLDGGGSTTLVVQGALGMGQGSGPLPPGNPPSNPSPPAKPQVVNAPIHGKWPRLERPVATHLGIYAQPLADPEP; encoded by the coding sequence GTGACCCGCCGAACCCCTGTCCCTGTTCCCCGTCGATTATCCCCCTGGGAACCCCTGCCGCCCCTGGTGCCCCCTGGTTCCCGTCCCACGCGGGGATCCCGTTGGGGCTGGAGCCTTGTGGGGTTGGGGTTGCTGTGGCCCCTGGTGGCCTATGGTTGGGCCATCCACCAACGTCCGCCCCGCCAGCCCGTGACCCAAGCCCTGTTTGAGGGGGTCACCTATCAGCGGCTTATTCGCCAAGTGCCCCGGTCCCAGGTGATCCATGTGGTGACGGTGGACTTACTGGCTCCGGGGGTTCAGGTGATGATGACCCCTGGCGATCGCCCCCCCTCCCAACCCTCGTTACCTGTGGGGGATATTTTGGGGAAAAATCCGGGTTCATTGCCCCAGACTTTAGGGGATTCCCCGTCCCCCGATCGATCCAGTTTCCCCCATCGGTTTTTCCCCGCCCGCACCACCACCACCTTTGCCCAGGAGTTCCAAACCCAAGTAGCCGTCAATGCGGGCTACTTTTACCCCTTCGAGGAGCGTACCCCCTGGGACTATCTCCCCTCTGCTGGTGATCCGGTGCAGGTGTCGGGCCAGAGCATCGCCAATGGCCAGGTGGATGCCATGCCCCGGAGTCGCCGTAATTGGCCAGTGCTCTGTTTTGGTCTTGATGCGACGGGTTCCCATCCCCAAGGCCAAATTCTGCGGCAGAACACCTGTCCCCCCGGCACCACCCAGGCCACCGCTGGCCCGTTTCTGGTCTGGCCCGATCGGCCCACCGATCTGGGGAAAACCCCCGATCGTCCCTATGCCCGCACCCTGGCGGCCTTAGATGACCGGGGGACGCGGCTGTGGTTGGTGGTGGTGGATGGCAAACAACCCCACTACAGCGAAGGGGCGACGGTGGCGGAGCTAGGGGCGCTGCTGCGGGAGTTGGGAGCGGCGGTGGCGGTCAATCTAGATGGGGGTGGGTCTACGACCTTGGTGGTGCAAGGGGCATTGGGGATGGGGCAAGGGTCCGGTCCCCTCCCCCCGGGCAATCCCCCCTCGAACCCCTCCCCCCCGGCCAAACCCCAGGTCGTTAATGCCCCCATCCATGGCAAATGGCCCCGCTTAGAACGACCCGTGGCCACCCATTTAGGCATCTATGCCCAGCCTCTGGCAGACCCTGAGCCTTAA
- the minC gene encoding septum site-determining protein MinC: MDIANSPMPDPHTAAMAEQTPAVNADSPQPTLTPDSAPSGSSGVSRGVSPDPLTASGDPQATATGELELDMEGVELPPEQQVQLQRSGDSLRVILPPDRDLSNSDIPPEVIWEEMWQPLQQRLKGGERFGQGKQRVDLVAQSRLLDGRQLQELADRLGEYDLHIQRVYTNRRQTAVAAVSAGYSVEQELLPHLLATKPDTEATPWAEPLYLQTTLRSGVEIRHPGTVIVLGDVNPGSSIVAEGDVLVWGRLRGMIHAGSGGNDRCLVMALRLEPPQVRIADKVARLPETPPQDLGPEVAYVTPTGIRITAAHDFVRP, from the coding sequence ATGGATATTGCCAACTCTCCAATGCCTGATCCCCACACCGCAGCTATGGCGGAACAAACCCCGGCTGTCAACGCTGACTCCCCCCAACCTACCCTCACCCCTGACTCCGCACCGTCCGGGAGCAGTGGGGTGTCCAGGGGGGTATCCCCCGATCCCCTCACTGCCTCAGGGGATCCTCAGGCAACGGCAACGGGAGAGTTGGAGTTGGACATGGAGGGCGTGGAACTGCCCCCGGAGCAACAGGTGCAATTACAGCGATCGGGGGATAGTCTGCGGGTGATTTTGCCCCCCGATCGCGACTTGAGCAACAGTGACATCCCCCCAGAGGTGATCTGGGAAGAAATGTGGCAACCGCTCCAGCAGCGCCTGAAGGGGGGAGAGCGGTTTGGTCAGGGTAAACAGCGGGTAGACCTGGTGGCCCAAAGTCGTTTGTTGGATGGGCGACAGTTGCAAGAACTGGCCGATCGCCTAGGGGAATATGATCTCCACATCCAGCGGGTCTATACTAACCGCCGTCAAACTGCTGTAGCTGCCGTCAGTGCGGGCTATTCTGTGGAACAGGAACTACTGCCCCATTTATTAGCTACTAAACCGGACACAGAGGCTACTCCCTGGGCGGAACCCTTGTATTTGCAAACCACCCTGCGATCGGGGGTGGAAATTCGGCACCCCGGCACCGTGATTGTATTAGGGGATGTCAATCCCGGTAGCTCCATCGTGGCGGAAGGGGATGTGCTGGTGTGGGGTCGCTTGCGGGGCATGATCCATGCGGGATCCGGGGGCAACGATCGCTGTTTGGTGATGGCGCTGCGGCTGGAACCCCCCCAGGTGCGCATTGCCGACAAGGTGGCGCGGCTCCCAGAAACGCCCCCCCAGGATCTCGGCCCAGAGGTGGCCTATGTTACTCCCACCGGCATCCGCATCACCGCCGCCCATGACTTTGTTCGTCCGTGA
- the cmr4 gene encoding type III-B CRISPR module RAMP protein Cmr4, protein MNNLTYSYLLTPLHTGASSQAGNLMGIAREAHTELPYLPSSSIRGKIRSTLEAMVPKEAGTFFGERIKDGQQPTEGEVWFADATLLLFPIASYSHQFVWITCPLWLSRWNRWLQNQDLQQLIIEWRSLLNKTSEENGKKAIVSVSGNDEIYLQGALLKQSDVEAIPQNSACWSALDKLPDSSGILDLKNKLLVLSDDDCAGLVELGLQREVRVALKQEEKIVDGGSFRSEEAIPSETVLFFPWGLKPAKDAEKTENVRQFLTQILNDRLQFGGLEGLGRGWTANTTVKLISTQEGDNNA, encoded by the coding sequence ATGAACAATTTGACCTATAGCTATCTGTTGACTCCATTACATACCGGAGCCAGTTCACAAGCAGGCAACTTGATGGGAATCGCCCGTGAAGCTCACACAGAGTTGCCGTACTTACCATCTTCATCAATTCGTGGCAAAATTCGTTCAACCCTAGAAGCTATGGTTCCGAAGGAGGCGGGTACTTTCTTTGGAGAACGGATCAAAGATGGACAACAGCCCACGGAAGGGGAAGTCTGGTTTGCTGATGCAACTTTGCTACTATTTCCAATCGCATCCTACAGTCACCAATTTGTCTGGATAACTTGTCCGCTTTGGCTAAGTCGGTGGAATCGATGGTTGCAAAATCAGGATTTGCAGCAGTTAATTATAGAATGGCGATCGCTACTCAATAAAACTTCAGAGGAAAATGGAAAAAAAGCGATCGTATCTGTTTCTGGCAATGATGAGATTTACTTACAAGGAGCATTGCTTAAACAGTCTGATGTGGAGGCAATCCCACAGAATTCTGCCTGCTGGAGTGCGTTGGATAAACTACCAGATAGTAGTGGCATTCTTGATCTAAAAAATAAACTGCTTGTCCTCTCTGATGATGACTGTGCTGGGCTTGTAGAATTGGGATTACAGCGAGAAGTTCGTGTTGCTCTCAAGCAAGAGGAAAAAATAGTTGATGGTGGATCCTTCCGTTCTGAAGAAGCAATTCCTTCTGAAACAGTCCTGTTTTTTCCTTGGGGTCTCAAACCGGCCAAGGATGCTGAGAAGACAGAGAATGTGCGTCAATTTCTTACCCAGATACTCAACGATCGCTTACAGTTTGGTGGATTAGAGGGACTGGGGCGAGGCTGGACAGCCAACACTACAGTTAAGTTAATTTCCACACAGGAAGGAGACAACAATGCTTAA